From the genome of Rathayibacter sp. VKM Ac-2759, one region includes:
- a CDS encoding beta-ketoacyl-[acyl-carrier-protein] synthase family protein yields MSAGRRVVVTGVGVVAPGGIGKQAFWGMLTEGRTATARISFFDASRFRSQIAAEVDFDPLACGLTPQEVHRNDRFVQFALVAADEAVADSGLDLQSGEGVDHDRLAVSLGSAVGATTRLEDEYVDVSNHGRDWLVDPAYGSRFLYNALVPSSAATELAVRFHAHGPASVMSTGCTSGLDAVGYGAQLIEDGDADIVIAGASDAPISPISLACFDTIHATSARNDDPEHASRPFDATRDGFVMGEGGAVLILEEYSHARARGAHVYCEVGGFANRCNAFHMTGLRPDGAEMSAAIDAALRQAELDPSSVDYVNAHGSGTKQNDRHETAAVKRSLGRHAYETPMSSIKSMVGHSLGAIGSIELVACSLAIEHGVVPPTANLEQRDPECDLDYVPKTARDMPVDVVLSVGSGFGGFQSAVVLAKPGVTA; encoded by the coding sequence ATGAGCGCGGGACGACGGGTCGTGGTCACCGGGGTCGGTGTCGTCGCACCGGGCGGCATCGGGAAGCAGGCCTTCTGGGGCATGCTGACGGAGGGGCGCACGGCCACCGCCAGGATCAGCTTCTTCGACGCCTCCCGGTTCCGGTCGCAGATCGCCGCGGAGGTCGACTTCGATCCGCTCGCCTGCGGCCTGACTCCGCAGGAGGTCCACCGGAACGACCGCTTCGTCCAGTTCGCCCTCGTCGCGGCCGATGAAGCCGTCGCCGACAGCGGGCTCGACCTGCAGTCGGGGGAAGGAGTCGATCACGACCGGCTCGCCGTGAGCCTCGGCAGCGCCGTCGGCGCGACGACCCGCCTCGAGGACGAGTACGTCGACGTCAGCAACCACGGCAGGGACTGGCTGGTCGATCCCGCCTACGGCTCGAGGTTCCTCTACAACGCCCTGGTGCCCAGCAGCGCCGCGACCGAGCTCGCGGTCCGCTTCCACGCTCACGGGCCGGCGTCCGTCATGTCGACCGGATGCACCTCGGGCCTGGACGCCGTCGGCTACGGCGCCCAGCTGATCGAGGACGGCGACGCCGACATCGTCATCGCCGGGGCGAGCGACGCGCCCATCTCGCCGATCTCGCTCGCGTGCTTCGACACGATCCACGCCACCTCGGCCCGCAACGACGATCCCGAGCACGCGTCCCGTCCGTTCGACGCCACCCGGGACGGATTCGTCATGGGAGAGGGCGGTGCCGTGCTGATCCTGGAGGAGTACTCGCACGCTCGAGCCCGCGGCGCCCACGTGTACTGCGAGGTCGGCGGCTTCGCGAACAGGTGCAACGCGTTCCACATGACCGGACTCCGGCCCGACGGCGCGGAGATGAGCGCGGCGATCGACGCGGCGCTGCGGCAGGCGGAGCTCGACCCCTCCTCCGTCGACTACGTGAACGCCCACGGCTCCGGCACCAAGCAGAACGACCGGCACGAGACCGCAGCGGTGAAGCGCAGCCTGGGCCGCCACGCCTACGAGACCCCGATGAGCTCGATCAAGTCGATGGTCGGGCACTCGCTCGGCGCGATCGGCTCGATCGAGCTGGTCGCCTGCAGCCTCGCCATCGAGCACGGTGTCGTCCCGCCCACGGCGAACCTCGAGCAGCGCGACCCGGAGTGCGATCTGGACTACGTGCCCAAGACCGCGCGGGACATGCCGGTCGACGTCGTCCTCTCGGTGGGCAGCGGCTTCGGAGGCTTCCAGTCGGCTGTCGTGCTCGCGAAGCCCGGGGTGACGGCATGA
- a CDS encoding FAD-dependent oxidoreductase, giving the protein MSSPAIRTVLRMRAREGRETEFQEAWARAAADISHVPGNVSQELTRDLDDPRTFVITSEWIDRAAVDAFGRSEQREGLTASLRDLRDDASRSTYELLSVVPATTTPHVRIDLTTRVAPGEEEAFERAYRIVASRLLGTPGLVREELLTEPGSLVYHIFAEWESEQYFIDWVEDPSHADQSGPLARWLSVEFARRVLEIRFRPPERLGAAGAQEFGAASPPPRLPARTRPVPAASAPATAARTAPAPTASAPAAAAPIAPAPTAPVTVPSEPASAERPEHSSEAQPPAVAPVAPPSAAGGRASSRAARRTGDPDVLIIGGGPVGLTCAIELARRGVAVRIVDKRSGPADRADKAIGIHCRTMEIWEDQGVVADAIRAGIWLHGQTVYVNGKRTHQVDWSGLDELPFAHLGLPQYDTERILTERLAGLGVTVERGVELLSFEQDAEGVDATLGSADGTTTARARFLVGCDGGHSAVRAGLGLTFEGGLSMFPQLFMLGDVRLDWSMPPGHLLRFVRIEDDGDFTGMLVCVPLPGAGRYRVATLAPRSLQKTIGAGVVPAGFWREYAPPTLADIQAVLDDLAPEPTRASDLRWSSTFRVKHGIVDHYRVGSVFVAGDAAHLHPPAGGQGMNTGIQDAWNLGWKLALAVQDNAAPDLLDSYEAERRPAGRAIVDRAVSLAFTDEMDMEDEKAQFLLDMQMTTSYAGSALVGEDVAVEGALRGPAPGERAPDVHGLTAFGVGHDLRLFDLTRGTRSTLLLHADDSVDENGLVEAGALARTARHRSSGEVDAFLITGPESRIPADLGVPVLRDGSGEFARTYGGPGLTVHLIRPDGHVGYRSAGAVPDGLDAHLRQLFGDISPIDRPSERNEKP; this is encoded by the coding sequence ATGAGCAGTCCCGCGATCAGAACAGTGCTGCGCATGCGCGCCCGCGAAGGGAGGGAGACGGAGTTCCAGGAGGCCTGGGCGCGGGCCGCGGCCGACATCAGCCACGTGCCCGGCAACGTGAGTCAGGAGCTCACGCGTGATCTCGACGACCCGCGGACCTTCGTGATCACGAGTGAGTGGATCGACAGGGCGGCGGTCGACGCGTTCGGCCGCAGCGAGCAGCGGGAGGGCCTGACCGCGAGCCTGCGCGATCTGCGCGACGACGCCTCCCGGAGCACCTACGAGCTGCTGAGCGTCGTCCCCGCGACGACGACTCCGCACGTGCGCATCGACCTGACCACGCGGGTCGCGCCGGGCGAGGAGGAGGCGTTCGAGCGCGCCTACCGGATCGTCGCCTCGCGGCTGCTGGGCACCCCCGGGCTCGTGCGGGAGGAGCTCCTCACCGAGCCCGGCTCGCTCGTCTACCACATCTTCGCGGAGTGGGAGTCGGAGCAGTACTTCATCGACTGGGTGGAGGATCCGTCCCACGCCGATCAGAGCGGTCCGCTCGCGCGGTGGCTGTCGGTCGAGTTCGCCCGGCGCGTGCTCGAGATCCGCTTCCGCCCGCCGGAGCGCCTCGGCGCGGCGGGTGCGCAGGAGTTCGGCGCGGCGTCCCCGCCGCCGAGGCTCCCGGCACGGACACGTCCCGTGCCGGCCGCCTCCGCGCCAGCCACCGCCGCGCGGACCGCTCCTGCGCCGACCGCCTCTGCGCCGGCCGCCGCCGCGCCGATCGCTCCTGCGCCGACCGCCCCCGTTACCGTCCCGTCCGAGCCGGCGAGCGCCGAGAGACCAGAGCACTCCTCGGAGGCGCAGCCGCCGGCCGTGGCGCCGGTCGCACCGCCGTCCGCGGCGGGCGGCCGAGCCTCGAGCCGAGCCGCCCGCAGGACCGGCGATCCCGACGTCCTGATCATCGGCGGTGGCCCGGTCGGGCTCACCTGCGCCATCGAGCTCGCGCGGAGGGGCGTGGCCGTCCGCATCGTCGACAAGCGCTCCGGACCGGCCGACCGCGCCGACAAGGCGATCGGCATCCACTGCCGCACCATGGAGATCTGGGAGGACCAGGGCGTCGTCGCCGACGCGATCCGCGCCGGCATCTGGCTGCACGGTCAGACGGTCTACGTGAACGGGAAGAGGACCCACCAGGTCGACTGGTCGGGGCTCGACGAGCTGCCCTTCGCCCACCTCGGACTGCCGCAGTACGACACCGAGCGGATCCTCACCGAGCGGCTCGCAGGCCTCGGAGTGACGGTGGAGCGCGGTGTCGAACTGCTGTCCTTCGAGCAGGACGCCGAGGGAGTGGACGCGACGCTGGGCAGCGCCGACGGCACGACGACGGCACGAGCGCGGTTCCTGGTCGGCTGCGACGGCGGGCACAGCGCGGTCCGTGCCGGGCTGGGGCTCACGTTCGAGGGCGGCCTGTCGATGTTCCCGCAGCTGTTCATGCTCGGGGACGTCCGACTGGACTGGTCGATGCCGCCGGGCCACCTCCTGCGCTTCGTGCGGATCGAGGACGACGGCGACTTCACGGGCATGCTCGTCTGCGTCCCCCTCCCGGGTGCCGGGCGCTATCGCGTGGCGACCCTCGCCCCGCGGTCGCTGCAGAAGACCATCGGGGCGGGAGTGGTTCCCGCCGGGTTCTGGAGGGAGTACGCACCGCCCACGCTCGCCGACATCCAGGCGGTCCTCGACGACCTCGCGCCGGAGCCGACGAGAGCCAGCGACCTGCGGTGGTCCTCGACCTTCCGGGTCAAGCACGGCATCGTCGACCACTACCGCGTGGGCAGTGTCTTCGTCGCCGGGGACGCCGCGCACCTGCATCCCCCCGCCGGTGGTCAGGGGATGAACACCGGGATCCAGGACGCCTGGAATCTGGGGTGGAAGCTCGCGCTCGCCGTCCAGGACAACGCCGCACCCGATCTGCTGGACAGCTACGAGGCCGAGCGCCGACCCGCCGGCCGGGCGATCGTCGACCGCGCCGTCTCGCTGGCCTTCACCGACGAGATGGACATGGAGGACGAGAAGGCGCAGTTCCTGCTCGACATGCAGATGACCACGAGCTACGCCGGCAGCGCCCTCGTCGGTGAGGACGTCGCCGTCGAGGGAGCGCTGCGCGGACCGGCGCCGGGCGAGCGGGCGCCCGACGTGCACGGCCTCACGGCGTTCGGGGTCGGCCACGACCTCCGTCTCTTCGACCTCACCCGCGGAACGAGATCCACGCTGCTGCTCCACGCCGACGACTCCGTCGACGAGAACGGACTCGTCGAGGCCGGCGCGCTGGCCCGGACGGCGCGGCACCGGTCCTCGGGCGAGGTCGACGCCTTCCTGATCACCGGTCCGGAGTCGCGGATCCCGGCGGATCTGGGCGTGCCCGTCCTGCGGGACGGCTCGGGCGAGTTCGCGAGGACCTACGGCGGGCCGGGTCTCACGGTCCACCTGATCCGTCCGGACGGCCACGTCGGGTACCGCAGCGCCGGTGCGGTCCCCGACGGCCTCGACGCTCACCTCCGGCAGCTCTTCGGCGACATCTCGCCGATCGACCGACCCTCCGAGAGAAATGAGAAGCCATGA
- a CDS encoding cupin domain-containing protein, whose protein sequence is MTITAHPVTPVACGPVVHRDDAPSNRRRGGDIRTLLSPASVGATAGFLGTLTLEPGEIVTEHWHPYSEEFLYCVRGDVSITVDAEERRLTEESAIHIPVGVRHRIVNDGAEPAFFVFTCGPLAPRPELGHVDTEVPPGAGGAR, encoded by the coding sequence ATGACCATCACTGCGCACCCCGTCACCCCCGTCGCCTGCGGCCCCGTCGTGCACCGCGACGACGCCCCGTCCAACCGCCGACGCGGTGGCGACATCCGCACTCTGCTCTCGCCCGCCAGCGTCGGCGCCACGGCGGGATTCCTGGGGACGCTCACCCTCGAGCCGGGTGAGATCGTGACCGAGCACTGGCATCCGTACTCCGAGGAGTTCCTCTACTGCGTCCGCGGCGACGTCTCGATCACCGTCGACGCCGAGGAGCGCCGGCTGACCGAGGAGTCGGCGATCCACATCCCGGTGGGGGTGCGGCACCGCATCGTCAACGACGGCGCGGAGCCCGCCTTCTTCGTCTTCACCTGCGGGCCGCTGGCGCCTCGCCCCGAGCTGGGCCACGTCGACACCGAGGTGCCGCCGGGAGCCGGTGGCGCGCGATGA
- a CDS encoding universal stress protein yields MTPSSSPTASGTVVRPSHPRIVVGVDGSEHSRAALRSADRLAHAFDASIEAVAVWHYPVSYTPLPVTWSPRDDAESLGRAALDDVFGPTPPDSVTLTVREGATARVLIEEAAGADYLVVGSRGHGGFAGLLLGSVSAQCAEHAPCPVLVVHESEAAAPARH; encoded by the coding sequence ATGACACCTTCATCGTCACCCACCGCCTCGGGCACCGTCGTCCGTCCGTCGCACCCTCGCATCGTCGTGGGGGTGGACGGCTCCGAGCACTCCCGCGCCGCGCTCCGCTCCGCCGACCGCCTCGCGCACGCGTTCGACGCCTCCATCGAGGCCGTCGCGGTCTGGCACTACCCGGTCAGCTACACGCCGCTCCCCGTCACCTGGTCTCCTCGGGACGACGCGGAGTCGCTGGGCCGGGCCGCGCTCGACGACGTCTTCGGGCCGACTCCGCCCGACTCGGTGACGCTGACGGTCCGGGAAGGAGCGACCGCCCGGGTGCTGATCGAGGAGGCCGCGGGCGCCGACTACCTCGTCGTCGGCAGCCGCGGTCACGGCGGCTTCGCCGGGCTGCTCCTCGGCTCCGTCAGCGCGCAGTGCGCCGAGCACGCCCCGTGCCCGGTCCTGGTGGTCCACGAGAGCGAGGCGGCCGCGCCGGCTCGGCACTGA
- a CDS encoding holo-ACP synthase yields MITGIGVDVVGIPRFERVLERSPGLLLRLFAPDERTLAPRSLAARFAAKEALVKALGGPNGMRWTDVEVVGEPSGRPAFSLRGPTADVVTALGITALHLSITRDGGVAVASVIAEAGGPDIDRRQR; encoded by the coding sequence GTGATCACCGGGATCGGGGTGGACGTCGTGGGGATCCCGCGCTTCGAGCGCGTGCTGGAGCGCTCCCCCGGCCTGCTGCTGCGGCTCTTCGCGCCCGACGAGCGGACCCTCGCTCCCCGATCCCTGGCCGCGCGCTTCGCCGCCAAGGAGGCCCTCGTCAAGGCTCTCGGCGGGCCGAACGGCATGCGGTGGACCGATGTCGAGGTGGTCGGGGAGCCCTCGGGACGCCCGGCCTTCTCTCTCCGCGGTCCGACGGCCGACGTCGTCACGGCACTCGGGATCACCGCTCTGCACCTCTCGATCACGCGCGACGGCGGAGTCGCCGTCGCCTCCGTGATCGCGGAAGCCGGAGGGCCGGACATCGATCGACGGCAGAGGTGA
- a CDS encoding TcmI family type II polyketide cyclase: MTFRPFRNVIVCRMAPGSEDTVGAVFDHYDRITRPQDLGVVGRTLLSHDDLYLHVLDRKQDPAISGQRRGLPAFEKIAEEIGPFVTPYPSYWENPSHSVAKQFYSWVPEGDVPEDRTLTVIVQRMKPDSEADIARVFAESDAGPLPVATGVAGRWLFSIEDVFVHLLEQDSAQAAAVRQNHESLRPAFARVMTDLKPYVSPYRPEGWQTPRDSVAASFYRWEADDWTPPTDA, translated from the coding sequence ATGACCTTCCGTCCGTTCCGCAACGTCATCGTCTGCCGTATGGCCCCGGGAAGCGAGGACACGGTGGGAGCCGTCTTCGACCACTACGACCGGATCACGCGACCCCAGGACCTCGGCGTCGTCGGGCGCACTCTGCTCTCGCACGACGACCTCTACCTCCACGTGCTCGACCGCAAGCAGGATCCCGCGATCTCGGGTCAACGGCGCGGGCTGCCTGCTTTCGAGAAGATCGCCGAGGAGATCGGTCCGTTCGTCACGCCGTACCCGAGCTACTGGGAGAACCCGTCGCACTCGGTCGCCAAGCAGTTCTACAGCTGGGTCCCCGAGGGGGACGTCCCCGAGGACCGGACGCTGACGGTCATCGTCCAGCGGATGAAGCCGGACTCTGAGGCCGACATCGCCCGGGTCTTCGCCGAGTCGGACGCCGGTCCCCTTCCCGTGGCGACCGGGGTCGCCGGCCGCTGGCTCTTCTCCATCGAGGACGTCTTCGTGCACCTCCTGGAGCAGGACAGCGCGCAGGCGGCCGCGGTGCGGCAGAACCACGAGTCGCTCCGGCCCGCCTTCGCGCGCGTGATGACGGATCTGAAGCCGTACGTCTCGCCGTACAGGCCGGAGGGATGGCAGACGCCGAGGGACTCGGTCGCCGCTTCCTTCTACCGGTGGGAGGCCGACGACTGGACGCCGCCGACCGACGCGTGA
- a CDS encoding beta-ketoacyl synthase N-terminal-like domain-containing protein produces MTRAVITGLGVIAPSGVGADAHWRSTIAGDLRVRRITAFDPTRYSTTLAGQVDDFEVTDHVDPRLVVQTDRWTWMSLAATRMALDDAGYDPADHDPFATSVALAAGSGGNEFGQRELTGLYTRGPRAVGAYQSIAWFYAASTGQSSIRHATKGPASVLVSEGAGGLDSLGHARRVIRRGTPAVIAGGTEAPLTPYGLTCHTSSGRTTSAADPRDGYKPFDERAGGYAPGEGGAVLLVEDLQTALTRGSPQIYGEIAGYAATHDAFDSNTPSPEPTQLARAMRLAIADAGLEAEDIDLVVADGAGVAELDALEVAALRLVFGDRIDAVPVTAPQGFVGRLSAGGSALSAATALQAIREGLAPAVGNLDRPDPAYGLDFVRAPRELDLENVLVNARGFGGFNSSMVLRRVTASDLDHRTEEPRS; encoded by the coding sequence ATGACCCGCGCGGTGATCACCGGCCTCGGTGTGATCGCTCCGAGCGGAGTCGGCGCGGACGCCCACTGGCGCAGCACCATCGCCGGCGACCTGAGGGTCCGCCGCATCACGGCCTTCGATCCGACGCGCTACTCCACGACCCTCGCGGGGCAGGTCGACGACTTCGAGGTCACCGACCACGTCGACCCGCGGCTGGTGGTGCAGACCGACCGCTGGACCTGGATGTCCCTGGCCGCGACCCGGATGGCCCTCGACGACGCCGGGTACGACCCGGCCGACCACGACCCGTTCGCGACGTCGGTGGCTCTGGCCGCCGGCTCCGGCGGCAACGAGTTCGGTCAGCGGGAGCTGACCGGCCTCTACACCCGAGGACCTCGAGCGGTCGGCGCGTACCAGTCCATCGCGTGGTTCTACGCGGCGAGCACCGGGCAGTCCTCCATCCGCCACGCCACGAAGGGCCCGGCGAGCGTGCTGGTCTCCGAGGGGGCCGGCGGTCTGGACAGCCTCGGGCACGCGAGGCGGGTGATCCGCCGGGGCACCCCCGCGGTGATCGCCGGCGGAACCGAAGCTCCGCTGACGCCCTACGGCCTGACCTGCCACACCAGCAGCGGTCGCACGACCTCCGCCGCGGATCCCCGTGACGGGTACAAGCCGTTCGACGAGCGCGCCGGCGGCTACGCACCGGGCGAGGGCGGTGCCGTGCTCCTCGTCGAGGATCTGCAGACCGCGCTCACCCGCGGGAGCCCGCAGATCTACGGCGAGATCGCCGGCTACGCCGCGACCCACGACGCGTTCGACTCCAACACTCCCTCGCCCGAGCCGACGCAGCTCGCCCGGGCGATGAGGCTCGCGATCGCGGACGCGGGACTGGAGGCCGAGGACATCGATCTCGTGGTGGCGGACGGCGCAGGAGTGGCCGAGCTGGACGCTCTCGAGGTCGCCGCGCTGCGCCTGGTCTTCGGCGATCGGATCGACGCCGTGCCGGTCACCGCTCCCCAGGGCTTCGTCGGCCGGCTGAGTGCCGGCGGGTCGGCGCTCAGCGCGGCGACGGCGCTCCAGGCCATCCGCGAGGGTCTGGCGCCCGCCGTCGGCAACCTCGACCGGCCCGACCCGGCCTACGGGCTCGACTTCGTGCGGGCACCACGCGAGCTCGATCTCGAGAACGTGCTGGTCAACGCCCGCGGGTTCGGCGGCTTCAACAGCTCGATGGTGCTGCGCCGGGTCACCGCATCCGATCTCGACCACCGCACCGAGGAGCCCCGCTCATGA
- a CDS encoding heavy metal translocating P-type ATPase, translated as MTGSHDTRLRADRVVDGAPARHRVSEQPGRTALLRRSPWLTLAVSALAVAGLWWLVVPDPDLRAAGGAALAGATAAAVATRSVVRMIVRLRAGAFGVDLLAVLAIGATLAVGEHLAALIVAVMLTGGEALESGAEARARRALDALLNGAPRLAHRLGGAGVYEDVRAEEIAVRDIVLVRPGELVPVDATLLGPAAAFDESSLTGESLPVEHLPGDPLLSGSVNGTVAVTATATAAAAASQYQVIVALVSEAQRAQAPVVRLADRFALPFTVVSVAIAATAWAMSGEAVRFAEVLVLATPCPLLIAAPVAYIGGLGRAARRGVIVKGGAVLETLSRARTVVFDKTGTLSAGRPAVERVEPRPGVDADELLAVAAAAEQYSTHAYAQSILERARAARLPVPAATGASESGSDGVGALVDGATVFVGKPGIAERTSTGYRPATLRAGESSIAVTRDGRFAGSIVVTDPVRTEAASTIARLRRAGVERILLLSGDAERTVARVAAELAVDDFRSGCRPAEKVAALHDVRERPAIMVGDGVNDAPALAAADVGVAMGARGSTAAGEAADVVVLIDDLSRVADAVEIGRRTTRIALQSIAVGIGLSTALMLIATTGVVPAVAGALLQEAVDVATILGALRASAAPLSWRPTLRARRTAS; from the coding sequence ATGACAGGCAGCCACGACACCCGGCTCCGCGCTGATCGGGTCGTCGACGGTGCTCCCGCCCGGCATCGCGTCTCCGAGCAGCCCGGCCGGACAGCCCTCCTGCGCCGGTCCCCGTGGTTGACGCTGGCCGTCAGCGCCCTCGCCGTCGCAGGACTCTGGTGGCTGGTCGTGCCCGACCCGGATCTGCGCGCGGCCGGCGGCGCCGCTCTCGCCGGCGCGACCGCGGCGGCCGTCGCCACCCGGTCCGTCGTGCGCATGATCGTCCGGCTCCGCGCCGGGGCGTTCGGCGTCGACCTGCTGGCGGTGCTCGCGATCGGAGCGACGCTCGCCGTGGGCGAGCACCTCGCGGCGCTGATCGTCGCGGTGATGCTGACGGGGGGCGAAGCGCTCGAGAGCGGCGCGGAGGCGCGGGCCCGGCGTGCGCTCGATGCGCTGCTGAACGGCGCTCCTCGGCTCGCCCACCGGCTCGGCGGGGCGGGGGTCTACGAGGACGTGCGGGCGGAGGAGATCGCCGTCCGAGACATCGTGCTCGTCCGTCCGGGCGAGCTGGTTCCGGTCGACGCGACCCTCCTCGGCCCGGCCGCCGCCTTCGACGAGTCGTCGCTGACCGGCGAGAGCCTGCCGGTCGAGCACCTGCCGGGCGATCCGCTGCTGAGCGGGTCGGTGAACGGCACCGTCGCCGTCACGGCGACCGCGACAGCGGCGGCCGCGGCGAGCCAGTACCAGGTGATCGTCGCTCTCGTGTCGGAGGCGCAGCGAGCGCAGGCTCCCGTCGTGCGGCTCGCGGACCGCTTCGCCCTCCCCTTCACCGTCGTCTCCGTCGCGATAGCGGCCACCGCCTGGGCGATGTCGGGAGAGGCGGTCCGCTTCGCCGAGGTCCTCGTGCTGGCGACGCCCTGCCCGCTGCTGATCGCGGCTCCGGTCGCCTACATCGGCGGTCTCGGGCGCGCCGCCCGCCGCGGTGTCATCGTCAAGGGAGGCGCGGTGCTCGAGACGCTGTCCCGCGCCCGGACGGTCGTCTTCGACAAGACCGGGACGCTCAGCGCGGGCCGGCCGGCGGTGGAGCGCGTCGAGCCGCGACCCGGCGTCGATGCCGACGAGCTGCTGGCGGTGGCCGCCGCGGCGGAGCAGTACTCGACCCACGCCTACGCGCAGAGCATCCTCGAGCGCGCCCGTGCCGCCCGGCTCCCGGTCCCGGCCGCGACCGGAGCCTCGGAGTCCGGCTCCGACGGTGTGGGCGCCCTCGTCGACGGCGCCACCGTCTTCGTCGGCAAGCCCGGCATCGCGGAACGCACCAGCACCGGCTACCGGCCGGCGACCCTGCGCGCCGGTGAGAGCTCGATCGCCGTGACCCGCGACGGTCGCTTCGCAGGCTCCATCGTCGTCACCGATCCGGTCAGGACCGAGGCGGCGAGCACGATCGCGCGGCTGCGGCGAGCCGGCGTCGAGCGGATCCTCCTGCTCAGCGGAGACGCCGAGCGCACGGTCGCACGGGTCGCCGCCGAGCTCGCCGTCGACGACTTCCGCAGCGGTTGCCGCCCGGCGGAGAAGGTCGCGGCGCTGCACGACGTGCGCGAGCGGCCCGCGATCATGGTGGGCGACGGCGTGAACGACGCACCCGCCCTCGCCGCCGCGGACGTGGGCGTCGCGATGGGCGCACGCGGTTCGACCGCCGCAGGCGAGGCCGCCGATGTCGTCGTCCTGATCGACGATCTGTCCCGGGTCGCCGACGCGGTCGAGATCGGCCGGCGGACCACCCGCATCGCCCTCCAGAGCATCGCCGTCGGCATCGGGCTCAGCACGGCGCTGATGCTGATCGCGACGACGGGGGTCGTCCCCGCTGTCGCGGGCGCGCTGCTGCAGGAGGCCGTCGACGTCGCCACGATCCTCGGCGCTCTCCGCGCCTCCGCCGCTCCCCTCTCGTGGCGACCCACTCTCCGAGCACGAAGGACGGCGTCATGA
- a CDS encoding SRPBCC family protein: MSTTSSGPTSADRATGSAPPDASTAGPADESVDTEGHTDNSVVIEAPLELVWRMTNDLSTWPTLFTEYSSVDVLESRDGSWFLFRLALHPDADGTVWSWISERTLDPIAHRVTARRVEPGPFEFMDIEWTFRSLPGGTVMRWVQDFRMRDDAPIDTAAMTRRINGTSRQQMAVIAEKVRDAADRVS; the protein is encoded by the coding sequence GTGTCCACGACGAGCAGCGGCCCGACGAGCGCCGACCGGGCGACCGGATCGGCACCTCCGGACGCCTCGACCGCGGGACCCGCCGACGAGTCCGTCGACACCGAGGGCCACACGGACAACTCCGTGGTCATCGAGGCGCCGCTCGAGCTGGTCTGGCGGATGACCAACGACCTCTCCACGTGGCCGACGCTCTTCACCGAGTACTCCTCGGTCGACGTCCTCGAGAGCCGGGACGGGAGCTGGTTCCTGTTCCGGCTGGCCCTGCACCCCGATGCCGACGGGACCGTGTGGAGCTGGATCTCGGAGCGGACGCTCGATCCGATCGCCCACCGGGTCACGGCCCGGCGGGTCGAGCCCGGCCCGTTCGAGTTCATGGACATCGAGTGGACGTTCCGCTCCCTCCCGGGCGGGACGGTCATGCGATGGGTGCAGGACTTCCGCATGCGGGACGACGCGCCGATCGACACCGCCGCGATGACCCGGCGCATCAACGGCACCAGCCGTCAGCAGATGGCCGTCATCGCCGAGAAGGTGCGCGACGCCGCCGACCGCGTCTCATGA
- a CDS encoding DUF1003 domain-containing protein, with translation MTTDIPHRSARPTPAATWHERLGASLSPGERAADLLRNGMGSWRFVGAFVLFMLLWALANTFWVGWDDYPFILLNLFLSMLAGLQGAILLIAAKRQDAISAALAQHDFDTNLAAKTDIEVLLEINRRQLLLLAELQEALALLGDPAAGIPGSRGAVLQAEAVRT, from the coding sequence ATGACGACCGACATCCCCCACCGCAGCGCACGACCCACTCCGGCGGCGACCTGGCACGAGCGGCTCGGAGCCTCGCTGTCGCCCGGCGAGCGCGCCGCGGATCTGCTGCGGAACGGCATGGGCAGCTGGCGCTTCGTCGGCGCCTTCGTGCTCTTCATGCTCCTCTGGGCGCTCGCCAACACCTTCTGGGTGGGCTGGGACGACTACCCGTTCATCCTGCTGAACCTCTTCCTCAGCATGCTCGCCGGCCTCCAGGGCGCGATCCTGCTGATCGCCGCGAAGCGCCAGGACGCCATCTCCGCGGCCCTCGCCCAGCACGACTTCGACACGAACCTCGCCGCGAAGACCGACATCGAGGTCCTCCTCGAGATCAACCGGCGGCAGCTGCTGCTCCTCGCCGAGCTCCAGGAGGCGCTCGCGCTCCTGGGCGATCCCGCGGCGGGGATCCCGGGGTCGCGCGGCGCGGTCCTGCAGGCCGAGGCGGTGCGGACATGA